In a single window of the Notamacropus eugenii isolate mMacEug1 chromosome 4, mMacEug1.pri_v2, whole genome shotgun sequence genome:
- the LOC140502789 gene encoding uncharacterized protein isoform X2: MLENYDNLVCLGLAVSSPDIICQLERGKGPWMPEGDIPGSSCAVWETRLETKESASQLRPLMQQPSQGRFERDNPCDFHWGEAQECGTHLERLQASEKNVSRKSKYNACGKPFNYISDLMEYKPLHVGEKCSEYKEYGKASRNSQFIEHKKVHNGEKLCECKVCGKAFCQCSTLDQHEVIHTKDSAYVCNDDYEKGFHHRSVFNQHQTIHSGEKPYADNESGKILSSRFIGHQRMHTGEKPYECIDCGKTFHHRTGLTEHQRIHSGERAYECYECGKAFCQKPGLIQHQRIHTGEKPYECKECGKAFCRNSQLTEHKRIHTGEKPYECSECGKVFRQRSKLTRHQIIHTREKIYICSDCGKAFHQSSALIQHQTIHTGEKPYECNECGKAFSLSTRLFIHQRIHTGEKPYECMNCGKAFHHRTGLTEHQRIHTGERAYECYECGKAFCQRAGLTQHQRIHTREKPYECKECGKTFCQRIGLTQHERIHTGEKPYECNECGKAFRVRTQLTQHQIIHTGEKPYECNECGKTFCQSSQLTRHQIIHTGEKPYECNECGKAFRRSAGLSRHQTIHTGEKPFECKECGKAFRLSTALTEHQRIHTGEKPFECNECGKAFRLSIGLTEHQRNHTGEKPYECSDCGKAFSQSTQLNRHQRIHTGEKPYECNECGKAFGQRSHLSQHQTVHTGEKPYECNECGKAFSRSTGLTGHLRIHTGEKPYECNECGKTFRLKTGLAEHQRIHTGEKPYQCNECGNNFRLSKQLTQHYRIHIGETTYEGKAL, from the coding sequence tTTGGGAAACTAGACTTGAAACCAAGGAGTCAGCTTCACAGCTGAGACCTCTGATGCAGCAACCATCTCAGGGAAGATTTGAAAGGGATAATCCCTGTGATTTCCATTGGGGAGAAGCCCAGGAATGTGGCACTCATTTAGAGAGGCTGCAGGCCAGTGAGAAGAATGTTTCTAGAAAGAGCAAGTATAATGCATGTGGAAAACCCTTTAATTACATATCAGACCTCATGGAGTATAAACCACTTCATGTTGGAGAGAAATGTTCTGAGTATAAGGAATATGGGAAGGCCTCCAGGAACTCACAGTTTATTGAACATAAGAAGGTTCATAATGGAGAGAAGCTTTGCGAATGTAAAGTATGTGGGAAGGCTTTCTGCCAGTGCTCAACACTTGATCAACATGAAGTGATTCATACTAAAGATAGTGCTTATGTGTGCAACGATGACTATGAGAAAGGCTTCCACCACAGGTCAGTATTTAATCAACATCAAACtattcattctggagagaaaccttatgcaGACAATGAATCTGGGAAAATCTTGAGCTCAAGATTTATAGGACATCAACGAAtgcatactggagagaagccttatgaatgtattGACTGTGGGAAGACTTTCCACCATAGAACAGGACttactgaacatcagagaattcatagtgGGGAGAGAGCTTATGAATGctatgaatgtgggaaagccttctgCCAGAAACCAGGACTTAttcagcatcagagaattcatactggagagaaaccttatgagtgtaaggaatgtggaaaggccttctgTAGGAATTCACAGCTTACTGAGcataagagaattcatactggagagaaaccttatgaatgcagtGAATGTGGAAAGGTCTTCCGACAGCGCTCAAAGCTTACTAGACATCAGATAATTCATACCAGAGAGAAAATTTACATATGTAGTGACTGTGGGAAAGCTTTCCACCAGAGTTCAGCACTTATTCAACATCAGActattcatactggagaaaagccttatgaatgtaatgaatgtgggaaggccttcagtcTGAGCACACGATTATTTATACATCAgcgaattcatactggagaaaaaccttatgaatgtatgAACTGTGGAAAGGCCTTCCATCATAGAACAGGACTTACtgaacatcaaagaattcatactggagagagagCTTATGAATGttatgaatgtgggaaagccttttgTCAGAGAGCAGGACTTActcagcatcagagaattcataccagagagaaaccttatgaatgtaaggaatgtgggaagACTTTTTGCCAGAGAATAGGACTTACTCAACatgagagaattcatactggagagaaaccttatgaatgtaatgaatgtgggaaggccttccgaGTGAGAACACAGCTTACTCAACATCAGAttattcatactggagagaaaccttatgaatgtaacgAATGTGGGAAGACTTTCTGCCAGAGCTCACAGCTTACTAGACATCAgataattcatactggagagaaaccatatgaatgtaacgaatgtgggaaggctttccgTCGAAGTGCCGGGCTTAGTCGACATCAgacaattcatactggagaaaagccttttgaatgtaaagaatgtgggaaggcctttaggCTCAGCACAGCACTTAcagaacatcagagaattcatactggagagaaaccttttgaatgtaatgaatgtggaaaagccttccgTCTGAGCATAGGACttactgaacatcagagaaatcatacaggggagaaaccatatgaatgcagtgactgtgggaaggccttcagccAGAGTACACAGCTTAATCgacaccagagaattcatactggagagaaaccatatgaatgcaatgaatgtgggaaggcctttggCCAAAGATCACATCTAAGTCAACATCAGAcagttcatactggagagaagccttatgaatgtaatgaatgcgGAAAAGCCTTTAGCCGAAGTACAGGTCTTACTGGACATctgagaattcatactggagagaaaccttatgaatgcaatgaatgtggaaagacctTCCGTCTAAAGACAGGACTTGCTGAACATCAgcgaattcatactggagagaaaccgtatcagtgtaatgaatgtgggaataACTTTCGTCTGAGCAAGCAGCTTACTCAGCATTACAGAATTCATATTGGAGAGACAACTTACGAAGGTAAAGCCTTGTGA